A DNA window from Bacillota bacterium contains the following coding sequences:
- a CDS encoding BadF/BadG/BcrA/BcrD ATPase family protein: MAFLLGVDGGATKTLAVVGDDEGGLMGRGQSGAGNYQLIGLDAAMKSVRVAVEAACAAAGWRLSDLAFAALGLAGADRPVDFEELERGSRGLFGAVPFRVLNDTWVGLRGGTRSGWGAVSISGSGSNSAARSRDGRQAVLHAMGYETGNRGGAADIVRDAMHWAFKSLERCGPKTRLETEIPKQLGYKDLDEMMSSAYSYEDMMGL; this comes from the coding sequence ATGGCCTTTCTGCTTGGCGTCGACGGCGGGGCCACGAAGACCCTGGCCGTCGTCGGCGATGATGAGGGCGGCCTCATGGGCCGGGGACAGTCCGGCGCCGGCAATTATCAACTGATCGGACTGGACGCGGCCATGAAGTCCGTCCGCGTGGCGGTCGAGGCGGCCTGCGCCGCGGCCGGCTGGCGGCTGTCGGACCTCGCCTTCGCCGCCCTCGGGTTGGCCGGGGCCGACCGACCGGTGGACTTCGAAGAGCTCGAGCGGGGTTCGCGGGGTCTCTTCGGGGCGGTGCCGTTCAGGGTCCTCAACGACACCTGGGTCGGCCTACGCGGGGGGACGCGCTCCGGCTGGGGCGCCGTCTCCATCTCGGGCAGCGGGTCGAACTCGGCCGCCCGCAGCCGCGACGGACGGCAGGCCGTCCTCCACGCCATGGGTTACGAGACCGGCAACCGAGGCGGGGCCGCCGACATCGTCCGCGACGCCATGCACTGGGCCTTCAAGTCCCTCGAGCGGTGCGGGCCGAAGACCCGCCTGGAGACGGAGATCCCCAAACAGCTTGGATACAAGGACCTCGACGAGATGATGTCCTCGGCCTACTCTTACGAGGACATGATGGGACTGG
- a CDS encoding SDR family NAD(P)-dependent oxidoreductase, with protein MTEEGRTPPAGPDDQTGSAVLLTGGNEGIGYHLTKSLLESGHRVAVVDLNDSNLDALAGAFPDRLMVIRADVTSDEQVAGAVQTVLSAWGSIDVVVNNACLARFARFEDRTPEDIRREFEVNYFGYLRVIAAVLPSMKARGKGVIHNVSSGVGLSGFPGIVGYASTKGAIEAMTRTLAIEFEPYGIRVNLIHPPLTNTKSAAPLGIPPQMMADPAAVGRKLARKIGSTKAVITPDLSAGLGLAMMRLFPGAFGRLLGKAAARARDSREGGVGHRGSEGGAGSPD; from the coding sequence TTGACTGAGGAGGGGCGCACGCCGCCCGCCGGTCCGGACGATCAAACCGGCTCTGCCGTTCTGCTCACCGGGGGCAACGAGGGCATCGGCTATCACCTGACGAAGTCGCTCCTGGAGTCGGGGCATCGAGTCGCGGTGGTCGACCTCAATGACTCCAACCTGGACGCTCTGGCCGGGGCTTTCCCCGATCGGCTGATGGTCATCCGGGCCGACGTGACCTCAGACGAGCAAGTCGCCGGAGCGGTGCAGACCGTCCTCTCAGCCTGGGGCTCCATCGACGTCGTCGTCAACAACGCCTGCCTGGCCAGGTTCGCCCGGTTCGAGGACCGGACGCCCGAAGACATCCGGCGGGAGTTCGAGGTCAACTACTTCGGCTACCTCAGGGTCATCGCCGCCGTACTGCCGTCGATGAAGGCGAGGGGGAAGGGGGTCATTCACAACGTCAGCTCCGGCGTGGGGTTATCTGGTTTCCCGGGGATTGTCGGCTATGCCTCGACCAAGGGGGCCATCGAGGCGATGACCCGGACCCTGGCCATTGAGTTTGAGCCCTATGGGATCAGGGTGAACCTGATCCACCCGCCCTTGACCAACACCAAGTCGGCCGCTCCCCTCGGCATCCCGCCGCAGATGATGGCCGACCCGGCGGCGGTCGGGCGAAAGTTGGCCCGGAAGATTGGTTCGACTAAGGCGGTGATCACCCCGGACCTGTCGGCCGGTCTCGGCCTGGCGATGATGCGCCTGTTCCCGGGGGCCTTCGGTCGCCTCCTGGGCAAGGCCGCGGCCAGGGCGAGGGACTCGCGGGAGGGTGGGGTGGGCCATCGCGGCTCGGAGGGCGGGGCCGGCTCTCCAGACTAG
- a CDS encoding PIG-L deacetylase family protein, translated as MLAKDLIPIPDLEAAREVLCIQPHPDDLEIGAGATVAKLVKAGAHVTYVTVTDGGLGSIDLTTTRAKVAAIRRGEQERAAAGLGVTDLIWLGYPDAGAFPPMELREHLMDLIREHRPQAVLLPDPWLPYEAHPDHRAVGLVAAEAILFAGFPTEESRGPRTKGHDVGTVAFYFTAKPNTFVDVDQTWDQKLAAIKTHESQFNENTLAMFSLYFDVKARENAEAARKKATELGGPAPTMEKAEAFKVLTPIHLHVNVDAEIS; from the coding sequence GTGTTAGCCAAAGACCTCATCCCCATCCCCGACCTGGAAGCGGCTCGGGAAGTCCTGTGCATCCAGCCGCACCCCGACGATCTCGAGATCGGCGCCGGGGCAACCGTCGCCAAGCTGGTCAAAGCCGGAGCCCACGTGACCTACGTGACGGTCACCGACGGCGGCCTGGGCAGCATCGACCTGACCACAACCCGGGCCAAGGTGGCCGCCATCAGGCGCGGCGAGCAAGAGCGGGCCGCCGCGGGGCTGGGCGTGACCGACCTGATCTGGCTGGGCTACCCGGACGCCGGCGCCTTCCCCCCGATGGAATTGCGGGAACACCTGATGGACCTGATCCGGGAGCATCGACCCCAGGCCGTCCTCCTCCCCGACCCCTGGTTGCCCTACGAGGCCCACCCCGACCACCGAGCCGTCGGCCTGGTCGCGGCCGAGGCCATCCTGTTCGCCGGTTTCCCCACCGAGGAGTCCCGCGGCCCGCGAACCAAGGGGCACGACGTGGGGACCGTGGCCTTCTACTTCACGGCCAAGCCGAACACTTTCGTCGATGTCGACCAGACCTGGGACCAGAAGCTGGCCGCCATCAAGACCCACGAGAGCCAGTTCAATGAGAACACCCTGGCCATGTTCTCTCTCTACTTCGATGTCAAGGCCAGAGAGAACGCCGAGGCTGCCAGGAAGAAGGCGACCGAACTGGGAGGACCCGCGCCGACGATGGAAAAGGCCGAGGCCTTCAAGGTCCTGACCCCGATCCACCTGCATGTCAACGTGGACGCCGAGATCAGCTAG
- a CDS encoding MFS transporter: MSKGQKILYSLGSLGAGLPAAAVSGFLLFFYVDQLKMSPALFGLGMVIYSIWNAINDPLAGQISDNTRSKWGRRIPYIRFLMIPLAISFTLLWTPPFVTAVGHEMGMFIYFLVVLFFYDGLYTFVILNWTALFPEMFPGLKERAQVSAWRQAFGIFGNIVGVSIPPLLYPVIGWFGMGLAYALLTLIALALSLRGSKENPAFATKEGLALWPALVATLANRSFLTLVLADFLWQFSFGIILAVLPFFAKYVLHIAGLQQTLLSGIIFIIVIPMVFVWGGLSAKWGARNTVMISSAAFGLTLIPLGLASSVSWAYAFAVVVGLALAGLILLIDPLIADVVDEDEVRTGRRREGMYFGINGFMVRLSIAFQGLMVTGVMAATGYDANAAAQVPSAIAGFRALLIGAPIAALALALVLMSIYPLHGKRLAEVRATLAERRGTAKS; this comes from the coding sequence TTGAGTAAGGGGCAGAAGATCCTGTACAGCCTGGGTTCCTTGGGCGCCGGCCTGCCCGCCGCCGCCGTCAGCGGCTTTCTCCTATTCTTCTACGTTGATCAGTTGAAGATGTCGCCCGCCCTCTTTGGGCTCGGGATGGTCATCTACAGCATCTGGAACGCCATCAATGACCCGCTGGCCGGGCAGATCTCCGACAATACCCGGTCGAAATGGGGCCGGCGGATTCCCTACATCCGCTTTCTCATGATCCCCCTGGCCATCTCCTTCACCCTCCTGTGGACGCCCCCCTTCGTCACCGCCGTAGGTCACGAGATGGGCATGTTCATCTACTTCTTGGTGGTCCTGTTCTTCTACGACGGTCTTTATACGTTCGTCATCCTCAACTGGACCGCTCTCTTCCCGGAGATGTTCCCGGGCCTCAAGGAGAGGGCTCAGGTCTCGGCCTGGCGGCAGGCCTTCGGGATCTTCGGCAACATCGTCGGGGTGTCCATCCCGCCGCTCCTCTACCCGGTCATCGGCTGGTTCGGGATGGGCCTGGCCTACGCCCTGCTGACCCTCATCGCCCTGGCCCTCTCGCTGCGGGGCTCAAAGGAGAACCCGGCTTTCGCCACCAAGGAAGGCCTGGCCCTCTGGCCGGCTCTCGTGGCCACGCTGGCCAACCGCTCCTTCCTGACCCTCGTCCTGGCCGACTTCCTGTGGCAGTTCAGCTTCGGGATCATCCTGGCCGTGCTGCCGTTCTTCGCCAAGTACGTCCTCCACATCGCCGGGCTCCAGCAGACCCTCCTCAGCGGGATCATCTTCATCATCGTCATCCCGATGGTCTTCGTCTGGGGCGGCCTTTCCGCCAAGTGGGGGGCGAGGAACACGGTGATGATCTCCTCGGCCGCTTTCGGCCTCACTCTGATCCCCCTCGGGCTGGCCTCCTCGGTCAGCTGGGCGTACGCCTTCGCCGTCGTCGTCGGCCTGGCCCTGGCCGGGCTGATCCTCCTGATCGACCCGCTCATCGCCGACGTGGTCGACGAAGACGAGGTCCGGACCGGGCGGCGCCGCGAGGGGATGTATTTCGGGATCAACGGCTTCATGGTCCGACTGAGCATCGCCTTCCAGGGCTTGATGGTCACCGGGGTGATGGCCGCCACCGGCTACGACGCCAACGCCGCCGCCCAGGTCCCTTCGGCCATCGCCGGCTTCAGAGCCCTGTTGATCGGCGCCCCCATCGCCGCCCTGGCCCTGGCCCTGGTGCTGATGTCAATCTACCCGTTGCACGGGAAGCGCCTGGCCGAGGTCCGCGCGACCCTGGCCGAGAGGCGAGGGACCGCCAAGAGCTGA